A DNA window from Gasterosteus aculeatus chromosome 16, fGasAcu3.hap1.1, whole genome shotgun sequence contains the following coding sequences:
- the LOC120834180 gene encoding olfactory receptor 51E1-like has translation MDAHLNVTYVTLDGHLDLNTYKYIYFVMMLTMYILIICTNCTIVYLIVTHNNLHQPMYIFIAALLGNSVVFSTAIYPKLLMDFLSEEQVISYPACLFQCFLYYSLDGSEFLLLSAMAYDRYVSICKPLQYHTIMKKTTVRVLLAAAWCFPAAQIAVPVTLSANTKLCTFTLRGIFCNNSIYKLHCVSSRVLSLYGVIVLCNVNLFPVLFIVFTYTKIFVITYRSCGEVRMKVAQTCLPHLLVLINFCSLVTYDVIAVKLESEIPKAIRFIMTLQVILYHPLLNPIIYGLKMTEISKHIRRLFHQDKHN, from the coding sequence ATGGATGCTCATCTAAATGTAACATATGTAACTCTTGATGGACATTTGGATCtaaacacatacaaatacatttattttgtgatgATGTTGACAATGTATATTCTGATAATCTGCACTAATTGTACTATTGTTTACCTCATCGTGACTCACAACAACCTCCATCAACCTATGTACATTTTCATCGCAGCTTTGTTAGGCAACTCTGTTGTGTTCAGCACTGCTATCTACCCCAAGCTTCTGATGGACTTTCTATCTGAGGAACAGGTCATATCGTACCCGGCCTGTCTCTTCCAGTGTTTTCTTTACTACTCTCTAGATGGTTCCGAGTTCTTACTGTTATCGGCCATGGCTTATGACAGATATGTGTCTATATGTAAACCTCTGCAATATCACACCATCATGAAGAAAACCACCGTGCGTGTTCTCCTGGCTGCAGCTTGGTGTTTCCCTGCTGCTCAGATTGCCGTGCCAGTCACTCTTAGTGCGAATACCAAACTCTGCACGTTTACACTAAGAGGAATATTTTGCAACAATTCCATTTACAAGCTTCACTGTGTGAGCTCCCGAGTGCTTTCTCTGTACGGTGTGATCGTTTTATGTAACGTTAATCTTTTTCCTGTGCTTTTCATAGTTTTTACATACACAAAGATATTTGTTATAACCTACAGAAGTTGTGGGGAAGTCAGGATGAAAGTGGCACAGACCTGTTTACCTCACCTGCTAGTTTTGATCAACTTTTGCAGTTTGGTTACTTATGACGTCATCGCAGTTAAACTAGAATCTGAGATTCCAAAAGCTATAAGATTCATCATGACTTTACAAGTGATCTTGTATCATCCTCTCCTTAATCCAATTATATACGGActgaaaatgacagaaatatcCAAACACATCAGGAGGTTATTTCAtcaagacaaacacaactaa